The following proteins are co-located in the Microcystis wesenbergii NRERC-220 genome:
- a CDS encoding PEP-CTERM sorting domain-containing protein — translation MMTTNKLTKTFASGSLAIGVLAGAVLAATSASATTPSPNGSVTSTWAAWVAGNPLVIPGNGATATYVVDSTFVPSQPGFDTVTLFKAGDEYEFTYSAIPGTLATDSNAGTLIYDITFPTFVNGVSIDSDTTETYGSVTKQGEPEFSRTLTSFNGDPDPFPNGFLDIPLTKALRITDTFIPTNPGSTNEGLSVLSNNFREAPHVPEPGTILGLLAVGGLGLVSRFKKQK, via the coding sequence ATGATGACAACCAACAAATTAACCAAAACCTTTGCTTCTGGCTCTCTAGCCATCGGTGTTCTCGCCGGCGCGGTGCTTGCCGCTACCAGTGCCAGTGCGACGACTCCTAGTCCTAATGGCTCTGTGACCTCAACTTGGGCGGCATGGGTGGCCGGAAATCCTCTTGTAATTCCTGGTAACGGAGCAACAGCTACGTACGTCGTCGATAGTACGTTTGTTCCGAGTCAACCCGGTTTTGATACAGTTACTCTGTTCAAAGCCGGTGATGAGTATGAATTCACATACAGTGCTATACCCGGTACTCTTGCGACCGATAGTAATGCCGGGACTTTAATATATGACATTACGTTCCCTACGTTCGTTAATGGGGTTTCAATAGATTCAGACACAACAGAGACCTACGGGAGTGTAACCAAGCAAGGAGAGCCTGAGTTCTCCCGCACCTTAACTTCATTTAACGGCGACCCCGACCCTTTTCCTAACGGTTTCCTCGATATCCCCCTCACCAAAGCATTGCGCATCACAGATACCTTCATTCCTACTAATCCAGGAAGTACCAATGAAGGTCTAAGCGTCCTGTCCAATAATTTCCGAGAAGCCCCTCACGTCCCCGAACCGGGTACTATCCTCGGACTTCTGGCAGTGGGTGGTTTAGGATTGGTGTCCCGCTTCAAAAAACAAAAATAA
- a CDS encoding IS607 family transposase → MDNLITIREASDLLGVSIKTLRRWEQQGKISSIRTPGGHRRYRREALLQSGQATRYIIGYARVNRPEQQQQLEAQIKALEEFCSQQGQPFEILTDIGNGVSHNHPNLMRLVQMMCDGGLERLVLIHPESVGRFCHDFIWGLCGFFKIQVILLNRSHEFIGAEDLVEDLQALITICYNRLYPLHNPDHQQLLEYLEMLKNVR, encoded by the coding sequence ATGGATAACCTAATCACTATTCGAGAAGCCTCGGATTTGCTGGGAGTTAGCATTAAAACTCTCCGACGCTGGGAACAACAGGGTAAAATTAGCTCAATTCGTACCCCCGGTGGTCATCGCCGCTATCGACGGGAAGCTCTCTTACAATCTGGTCAAGCAACCCGATACATTATTGGCTATGCTCGTGTTAATCGACCTGAACAACAACAACAATTAGAAGCTCAGATAAAAGCGCTAGAAGAATTTTGTAGTCAGCAGGGTCAACCCTTTGAAATTCTCACCGATATCGGCAACGGAGTCAGCCACAATCACCCTAATCTTATGCGTCTAGTGCAGATGATGTGTGACGGTGGGTTGGAACGTCTAGTTTTAATCCATCCGGAAAGTGTTGGCCGCTTTTGTCATGATTTTATTTGGGGTTTGTGCGGTTTCTTTAAAATCCAAGTCATTCTCCTCAATCGATCCCATGAATTCATTGGTGCTGAGGATTTAGTGGAGGATCTGCAAGCCCTGATCACCATCTGTTACAATCGTCTCTACCCACTACATAACCCAGATCATCAGCAATTACTGGAATACCTAGAGATGCTTAAGAATGTCCGCTGA
- a CDS encoding site-2 protease family protein, translating to MVNISSEIAAIAVIFLVAGAILTWSFYRAKPYGQLGILAWLQSLVLIAPWLIFFGLFAAGIYLNLAVILFLLVASTIIYIYLGNRLRLLKTNQIIEPKVNPAVSESVTPLEIPASVTAIVPDVIPIPEEDLKVIQSIFGIDTFFATETISFQEGAIFKGNLRGEPDIVHSRLNQKLSDHFGDKYRLFLVEGTEEKPVVIILPKTNEPSPATLAQKNLSLVLLVATIVTSLEAAGILLGFDLFSNWQRYQEAIPLSLGLWSVLIAHEIGHLIIAKRHNVRLSLPYFLPTWQIGSFGAITRFESLLPNRSVLFDIAFAGPALGGLVSLILLIVGLTLSNSASLFQIPSTFFQSSILVGSLARIVLGDELQNAVISVHPLTVIGWLGLVITALNLLPAGQLDGGRIVQAIYGRKIARRTTVATLVILGIISLVNPSNPIPLYWTILVAFLQRELERPSLNELTEPDDTRAGWGLLLLFLMLATLIPLSPSLAGRLGIGG from the coding sequence ATGGTTAATATTTCTTCGGAAATTGCCGCGATCGCTGTTATTTTCCTCGTCGCTGGCGCTATCTTGACTTGGAGTTTTTATCGGGCTAAACCCTACGGCCAACTGGGAATTTTAGCTTGGTTACAATCCTTGGTCTTAATAGCTCCTTGGTTAATTTTTTTCGGGCTATTTGCGGCGGGAATTTATCTCAATCTAGCGGTAATTCTCTTTTTACTGGTTGCTTCCACCATTATCTATATTTATTTGGGCAACCGTTTACGCTTACTGAAAACCAATCAGATAATTGAACCGAAAGTTAACCCGGCAGTTAGCGAGTCCGTTACTCCTCTAGAAATCCCGGCATCGGTGACAGCAATTGTACCGGATGTGATTCCAATTCCCGAAGAGGATTTAAAAGTTATTCAGAGTATTTTTGGGATAGATACTTTTTTTGCCACCGAGACTATCTCTTTTCAGGAAGGGGCAATTTTTAAAGGCAATTTACGGGGAGAACCAGATATCGTTCACTCTCGCTTAAACCAGAAATTAAGCGATCATTTTGGCGATAAATATCGTTTATTTCTGGTGGAAGGAACCGAGGAAAAACCTGTGGTAATTATCCTTCCCAAAACTAACGAGCCTAGTCCTGCCACTCTTGCTCAAAAAAATCTCTCTTTAGTTTTGTTAGTAGCCACCATTGTCACCAGCTTAGAAGCGGCGGGAATTTTATTGGGTTTTGATTTGTTTAGTAATTGGCAGAGGTATCAAGAAGCGATTCCCCTGAGTTTGGGTTTATGGTCGGTATTAATTGCCCACGAAATCGGTCATCTAATTATCGCTAAACGCCATAATGTTCGTCTCAGTTTACCCTATTTTCTTCCCACTTGGCAGATTGGTTCTTTTGGGGCGATTACTCGTTTTGAATCTTTATTACCTAACCGCAGTGTTCTATTTGATATAGCTTTCGCCGGTCCTGCTTTGGGAGGTTTGGTTTCTTTAATCTTGTTAATCGTTGGACTGACTTTATCTAATTCGGCCAGCCTTTTTCAAATCCCTAGTACCTTTTTCCAAAGTTCAATTTTAGTGGGTTCTTTAGCGCGGATAGTTTTGGGCGACGAGTTACAAAATGCCGTTATCTCCGTCCATCCTTTAACTGTTATCGGTTGGTTGGGATTGGTGATTACCGCCCTTAATTTACTGCCCGCCGGACAGTTAGATGGTGGCAGAATTGTTCAGGCTATTTATGGTCGCAAAATTGCCCGCCGCACCACTGTGGCCACTTTGGTCATTTTGGGCATTATTTCCTTAGTTAATCCCAGTAATCCCATTCCTCTCTATTGGACAATTTTAGTCGCTTTTTTACAAAGAGAGTTGGAAAGACCGAGTTTAAACGAGTTAACCGAACCCGATGACACCCGCGCCGGTTGGGGTTTATTACTACTCTTTTTAATGTTGGCGACTCTGATTCCTTTAAGCCCTAGTTTAGCGGGACGGTTAGGCATCGGTGGCTAA
- the rplU gene encoding 50S ribosomal protein L21: MSYAIIETGGKQIRVEPGRYYDIELLPVDEQSTHTIDKVLLIHDEDDISIGQPFIEGATVAGTVMQHRRGKKVIVYKMRPKKKTRKKRGHRQEITRFMIDSINYNGKTLVATAATSGAEVVEDSSDKEE, from the coding sequence ATGAGTTACGCAATTATTGAGACCGGTGGCAAACAGATTCGGGTAGAACCCGGTCGCTATTACGATATCGAACTTCTTCCCGTCGATGAACAAAGTACCCATACCATCGACAAAGTGCTATTAATCCATGATGAGGATGATATTAGCATCGGTCAGCCCTTTATCGAAGGGGCCACCGTGGCAGGGACTGTCATGCAACATCGTCGGGGCAAAAAAGTTATTGTCTATAAAATGCGCCCGAAAAAGAAAACCCGTAAAAAACGCGGTCATCGTCAAGAAATTACCCGTTTTATGATTGATTCAATCAATTATAACGGTAAAACCCTAGTCGCCACTGCTGCTACCTCCGGCGCTGAAGTTGTAGAAGATAGTAGCGATAAAGAAGAATAA
- the xth gene encoding exodeoxyribonuclease III, with protein MKIATWNVNSIRSRQEQVINWLQLNPVEVLCLQETKVIDRDFPREAFESLGYHLYISGQKSYNGVAIFSQKPLEDITVGFSPIIGENLTGELDEQKRLITGVIGDIRIINLYVPNGSSLDSDKYIYKLKWLETLRKYLDKIINYQPEELCICGDFNIALEDKDIYDAKGKENHIMSSAKEREALEKVLEIGLQDAFRKFTSDPGHYSWWDYRSGGFARNRGWRIDHLYLTPQLYEKAVNCLIDREPRKQEKPSDHTPVILEISSQK; from the coding sequence ATGAAAATCGCCACATGGAATGTCAACTCGATTCGCAGCCGACAAGAGCAGGTAATTAACTGGTTACAACTCAATCCCGTTGAGGTTTTATGCTTGCAAGAAACTAAGGTAATCGATCGAGATTTTCCCAGAGAAGCTTTTGAATCTTTGGGTTATCATCTCTATATTTCTGGACAAAAATCCTATAATGGTGTGGCGATTTTTAGCCAAAAACCCCTGGAGGATATCACTGTGGGATTTAGTCCAATTATCGGCGAAAATTTAACGGGAGAACTGGACGAACAGAAACGGCTAATTACTGGAGTAATCGGCGATATTAGGATTATCAATCTCTACGTTCCTAATGGTTCTTCCCTAGATAGTGACAAGTATATTTATAAGCTTAAATGGTTAGAAACTCTTAGGAAATATCTAGATAAAATTATTAATTATCAACCTGAAGAATTATGTATCTGCGGAGATTTTAATATTGCCTTAGAAGATAAAGATATTTATGATGCCAAGGGCAAAGAAAATCATATTATGTCTTCAGCTAAAGAAAGAGAAGCTTTAGAAAAGGTCTTAGAAATTGGCTTACAAGATGCCTTTAGAAAATTCACATCGGACCCAGGACATTATAGTTGGTGGGATTATCGCAGCGGCGGTTTTGCTCGTAACCGAGGTTGGCGAATCGATCATCTTTATTTAACTCCTCAGCTATACGAAAAAGCCGTTAATTGTCTGATTGATCGAGAACCCAGAAAACAAGAAAAACCTAGCGATCATACCCCCGTTATTCTGGAAATATCAAGCCAAAAATAG
- the rplI gene encoding 50S ribosomal protein L9: protein MAKRMQVILNQKVSKLGENGDVVEVAPGYARNYLIPQGVAVLATKGAIKQAEFRKEKERQRLLAEKQEAETRKTAIEKLSPYTIPKQVGENEAIFGTVTSQDVATVILENAKLEIDRRGLTVPDIGQLGVYKVQVKLHPEVSADIEIKVIAQ, encoded by the coding sequence ATGGCGAAACGAATGCAGGTTATCCTCAATCAAAAAGTCAGCAAATTAGGTGAAAATGGCGATGTGGTGGAAGTGGCCCCCGGTTATGCGCGCAATTACCTTATCCCCCAAGGTGTGGCCGTTTTAGCCACCAAGGGCGCGATTAAACAGGCAGAATTTAGGAAAGAAAAAGAGCGTCAACGTCTCCTCGCTGAAAAACAAGAAGCGGAAACCAGAAAAACTGCGATCGAAAAACTCAGTCCCTACACCATCCCTAAACAGGTGGGTGAAAACGAGGCAATTTTCGGTACTGTCACCAGTCAAGATGTGGCTACGGTTATTCTAGAAAATGCTAAATTAGAAATCGATCGCCGTGGTCTTACCGTCCCCGATATCGGTCAATTGGGAGTCTATAAAGTACAAGTCAAACTCCATCCCGAAGTGAGTGCCGATATCGAAATTAAAGTAATCGCACAATAA
- a CDS encoding thiamine phosphate synthase, whose protein sequence is MKLETTAIKRILDANLDRAREGLRIIEEWCRFGLDNPDLAQECKEMRHQLASWHSIDLKLHRDTAGDIGRDLSHPREEIRETVEGLLQANLARVQEAFRVLEEYGKLYDLELGIACKRLRYRVYQLESKLLISPPLEKLQASPLYLVTSPAENLLEIVELALKGGLKLVQYRHKTAADTIRLEEAAKLCELCHRYDALFIMNDRVDIAQAIHADGVHLGQQDVPISLARQFLGPGAIIGRSTTNPQEMAKAIQEKADYVGVGPVYATPTKAGKTPAGLEYVRYARENCPLPWFAIGGIDSNNIKEVLEAGAQRVAVVRAIMEAQHPDVVTQQLLNQLGLAE, encoded by the coding sequence ATGAAACTAGAAACTACGGCGATTAAACGGATTCTCGATGCTAACCTTGACCGGGCCAGAGAAGGACTGCGAATTATCGAAGAATGGTGTCGTTTTGGCTTAGATAATCCCGATTTAGCCCAAGAATGTAAAGAAATGCGCCATCAGTTGGCTAGTTGGCACTCGATCGATCTGAAACTACATCGGGACACGGCCGGGGATATCGGTAGGGATTTAAGCCATCCCAGGGAAGAAATCCGGGAGACTGTCGAGGGACTGCTGCAGGCCAATCTGGCTCGCGTACAGGAGGCTTTCAGGGTTTTAGAAGAATACGGTAAACTCTATGATCTGGAGCTAGGGATAGCCTGTAAACGGCTGCGCTATCGGGTTTATCAGCTAGAGAGTAAACTATTAATCTCTCCACCCCTAGAAAAACTGCAAGCATCTCCTCTCTATTTAGTCACTTCTCCCGCCGAAAATCTGCTAGAAATCGTCGAATTGGCCCTAAAAGGGGGTTTAAAATTGGTGCAGTACCGCCATAAAACCGCCGCTGATACGATTCGTTTAGAAGAAGCCGCTAAACTGTGTGAGTTATGCCACCGTTACGATGCTTTGTTTATTATGAACGATCGCGTCGATATTGCTCAGGCCATTCATGCCGATGGTGTTCATCTCGGTCAACAGGATGTACCGATTTCCCTAGCGCGGCAATTTCTCGGCCCCGGGGCAATTATCGGTCGGTCCACCACTAATCCCCAAGAGATGGCCAAAGCAATCCAAGAAAAGGCCGATTATGTGGGAGTGGGGCCGGTTTATGCCACCCCCACGAAAGCGGGAAAAACCCCGGCAGGATTGGAATATGTCCGTTATGCGCGGGAAAATTGCCCTTTACCCTGGTTTGCGATCGGTGGTATTGATAGTAATAACATTAAAGAGGTTTTAGAGGCAGGAGCGCAACGGGTGGCTGTAGTCCGGGCGATCATGGAAGCGCAGCATCCCGATGTGGTGACACAACAATTATTAAACCAATTAGGGCTGGCTGAATAA
- a CDS encoding DUF4164 domain-containing protein — MSNETVTYSLEAVLTRIEGKIDSLEKRLDEKIDSLEKRIDEKIDSLEKRIDEKIDSLENRIDERFDKIEDRLTKVEIGQAELKGDIKALDEKINGLTARVAYQEFTNRGILIALVVAILGGAAKLFGFFPNP, encoded by the coding sequence ATGTCTAACGAAACTGTCACTTATTCCCTAGAAGCTGTCCTGACAAGGATTGAGGGGAAAATCGACTCTCTGGAAAAACGCCTTGACGAGAAAATCGACTCTCTGGAAAAACGTATTGACGAGAAAATCGACTCTCTGGAAAAACGTATTGATGAGAAAATCGACTCTCTGGAAAACCGTATTGACGAGAGATTTGACAAGATAGAAGACCGGTTAACTAAAGTAGAAATAGGACAGGCCGAACTCAAGGGAGATATTAAAGCTTTAGACGAAAAAATCAATGGATTAACTGCAAGGGTTGCCTATCAGGAATTCACCAATCGAGGGATTCTGATAGCATTGGTGGTCGCTATTTTAGGAGGTGCCGCTAAACTTTTTGGTTTTTTCCCTAATCCTTAG
- the murQ gene encoding N-acetylmuramic acid 6-phosphate etherase has translation MEQWESRGHLLTEQINPNSLNLDQLNPLELVDIFNREDAQTLKAIAMARQELALAISLTGQALAKGGRLFYIGAGTSGRLGVLDAAECPPTFCTPPELVQGIIAGGAAALVRSSEDLEDKAEDGATIIAQREIHELDVVVGITAGGTTPYVHGALQAAKQRGATTIAISCVPAEQVEIAVDVDIRLLTGPELLAGSTRLKAGTVTKMALNILSTGTMVMLGKVYGNQMVDVAVTNHKLHDRALRIICNLTDVSRQEAAILLEKSGRRVKLALLMQKTGLSAAAGQELLQKHRGQLRAALQAYNQID, from the coding sequence ATGGAACAGTGGGAAAGCAGAGGACACCTGTTAACCGAACAAATTAACCCAAACAGCCTAAATTTAGACCAATTAAACCCGCTCGAATTGGTGGATATCTTCAATCGCGAGGATGCCCAAACCCTGAAGGCGATCGCCATGGCCCGGCAAGAATTGGCCCTAGCGATCTCTCTGACCGGTCAAGCTCTGGCTAAAGGTGGCAGACTCTTTTACATTGGGGCGGGAACCAGTGGCCGGCTGGGGGTTTTGGACGCGGCCGAATGTCCTCCCACCTTCTGCACTCCCCCGGAATTGGTACAGGGAATTATTGCCGGTGGAGCGGCGGCGCTGGTGCGTAGTTCCGAAGATTTGGAGGATAAAGCGGAAGATGGGGCGACGATTATTGCCCAGCGAGAAATTCACGAATTAGACGTGGTAGTGGGGATTACCGCCGGGGGGACAACCCCCTACGTTCACGGGGCTTTACAGGCGGCAAAACAGCGCGGTGCGACAACGATTGCCATTAGTTGTGTCCCCGCCGAACAAGTGGAGATCGCGGTGGATGTGGATATCCGGTTATTGACCGGACCGGAACTTTTGGCCGGCTCCACACGGCTGAAAGCGGGAACGGTGACGAAAATGGCTTTAAATATCCTCTCCACAGGGACAATGGTAATGTTAGGCAAGGTTTACGGCAACCAGATGGTCGATGTGGCAGTTACTAATCATAAACTCCATGACCGCGCCCTGCGGATTATCTGCAACCTTACCGATGTTAGTCGCCAGGAAGCGGCAATTTTACTGGAAAAAAGTGGCCGCCGGGTTAAACTGGCTTTGTTAATGCAGAAAACGGGACTTTCGGCGGCGGCAGGACAAGAATTGTTACAAAAGCATCGGGGTCAATTACGGGCTGCCCTGCAAGCTTATAATCAAATTGATTGA
- the crtR gene encoding beta-carotene hydroxylase yields the protein MQSAEMLLTVPKEYLKPPGGFNPNVTMFFSALSLITLSTCGYWLWSWPDWICFSANVLALHLSGTVIHDASHNSAHSNRIFNAILGHGSALMLGFAFPVFTRVHLQHHAHVNDPENDPDHFVSTGGPLWMIAARFFYHEIFFFKRQLWRKYELLEWFLSRLFVATIVIVACQYGFIGYVMNFWFVPALVVGIALGLFFDYLPHRPFQERNRWKNARVYPSSLLNLLILGQNYHLVHHLWPSIPWYKYQPAYYATKPLLDAKECEQSLGLLQGKNFWSFLYDVFLGIRFHSHSSKSSS from the coding sequence ATGCAGTCGGCCGAGATGTTGCTGACAGTCCCCAAAGAGTATTTAAAACCACCGGGGGGCTTCAACCCAAACGTTACCATGTTTTTTAGTGCCTTGAGCCTAATAACCCTATCTACCTGTGGCTATTGGCTATGGTCTTGGCCCGACTGGATTTGTTTTAGTGCTAATGTCCTCGCTTTACATTTATCGGGGACAGTTATCCACGATGCCTCTCATAATTCTGCCCATAGCAATCGGATATTTAATGCTATTTTAGGTCATGGCAGTGCTTTAATGCTCGGTTTTGCCTTTCCGGTCTTCACGAGAGTCCATTTACAGCACCACGCGCACGTTAACGATCCCGAAAATGATCCGGATCATTTTGTCTCCACTGGTGGCCCTTTGTGGATGATTGCGGCCAGATTTTTTTATCACGAGATTTTCTTTTTTAAGCGGCAACTCTGGCGGAAATACGAACTGCTGGAATGGTTCCTCAGTCGTCTTTTTGTGGCTACCATAGTCATCGTCGCCTGTCAATACGGTTTTATTGGCTATGTGATGAATTTTTGGTTTGTTCCCGCTTTAGTGGTGGGAATTGCCCTCGGTTTATTTTTCGATTATCTCCCCCATCGTCCTTTCCAAGAGCGCAATCGTTGGAAAAATGCCCGCGTTTACCCCAGTTCCCTCTTAAATCTGCTGATTTTAGGCCAGAATTATCATCTCGTGCATCATCTCTGGCCGTCGATTCCTTGGTACAAATACCAACCGGCATACTATGCCACTAAACCGCTTTTAGATGCGAAAGAGTGTGAACAGTCTTTAGGTTTACTGCAAGGTAAGAATTTCTGGAGTTTCCTCTACGATGTCTTCTTGGGGATTCGCTTTCACTCCCATTCTTCTAAATCTAGCTCATAG
- a CDS encoding PEP-CTERM sorting domain-containing protein (PEP-CTERM proteins occur, often in large numbers, in the proteomes of bacteria that also encode an exosortase, a predicted intramembrane cysteine proteinase. The presence of a PEP-CTERM domain at a protein's C-terminus predicts cleavage within the sorting domain, followed by covalent anchoring to some some component of the (usually Gram-negative) cell surface. Many PEP-CTERM proteins exhibit an unusual sequence composition that includes large numbers of potential glycosylation sites. Expression of one such protein has been shown restore the ability of a bacterium to form floc, a type of biofilm.) has product MMTTNKLTKILCGAATLGIATAMAAPAQAIHFTVELDTNGNGFVSSEIAEEDETVGVKIDGVFYDSVILGDNSFYNFSINGDVSLGDELRFILNNGVWTVNFSEETSLGVHNGTLQYEVDISDPKLVFAQVAFETNISGPPGNENYLATRGIFKLDNTPLITLTSTNGSEDFGSILSSNANTIKVIDTYTSLDNGSSLLQFSTNNFTQDLDPPPAEIPEPGTILGLLAVGGLGLISRFKKQK; this is encoded by the coding sequence ATGATGACAACAAACAAATTAACCAAAATCCTCTGCGGTGCAGCCACCCTCGGTATCGCCACCGCTATGGCCGCTCCCGCTCAAGCTATTCATTTTACCGTTGAACTCGATACAAATGGCAATGGTTTTGTCAGTAGTGAAATTGCCGAAGAAGATGAGACCGTTGGTGTTAAGATTGACGGTGTTTTCTATGATTCCGTTATCCTCGGCGACAACTCTTTCTACAATTTCAGTATCAATGGCGATGTTAGCCTAGGCGATGAACTGAGATTCATTCTCAATAATGGTGTTTGGACTGTAAATTTCAGTGAAGAAACTAGCCTCGGTGTTCATAATGGTACATTGCAATACGAAGTCGATATTTCTGACCCCAAGCTAGTTTTCGCTCAGGTTGCATTCGAGACAAATATATCTGGACCGCCTGGAAACGAGAATTATCTCGCTACCAGGGGGATTTTCAAACTAGATAATACTCCGCTTATCACCCTAACGTCCACGAACGGCTCTGAGGACTTCGGCAGTATTCTGTCTTCCAATGCTAATACCATCAAAGTGATCGATACCTATACAAGCCTTGACAATGGTAGTTCTCTGTTACAATTTTCCACTAACAACTTCACTCAAGACCTAGACCCCCCCCCTGCTGAAATCCCCGAACCGGGTACTATCCTCGGACTTCTGGCAGTGGGTGGTTTAGGATTGATTTCCCGCTTTAAGAAACAAAAATAA
- a CDS encoding esterase/lipase family protein codes for MNPVVLVHGFLDTTAVFKPMSEYLNYHGWQVHSFNLIPNHGYEKLEVLAGQVDNYIEKNFAKEQKVDLIGFSMGGLITRYYLQRLGGVARVQRYLNISAPNRGTLTAYSLPLDGIRQMQPGSQFLEDLNQDCQQILNKIKTTIIWTPYDLMIFPAHSSRLSVGKEISIPVLLHAWMVKDSKVLTTIKETLLE; via the coding sequence ATGAATCCCGTTGTTTTGGTGCATGGTTTTCTGGACACTACGGCTGTTTTTAAACCGATGAGCGAGTATTTAAACTATCATGGTTGGCAGGTGCATAGTTTTAACCTAATTCCCAATCATGGTTACGAAAAGTTAGAAGTTTTAGCCGGTCAGGTGGACAATTATATCGAGAAAAACTTTGCTAAAGAGCAGAAAGTAGATCTGATTGGGTTTAGTATGGGAGGATTAATTACCCGCTACTACCTGCAAAGATTAGGAGGGGTGGCAAGAGTGCAACGTTACCTAAATATTTCTGCCCCGAATCGAGGCACTTTAACCGCGTATAGTTTACCCTTAGATGGGATTAGACAAATGCAGCCGGGGAGTCAATTTCTAGAGGATTTAAATCAAGATTGTCAACAAATTTTAAATAAAATTAAAACCACAATTATCTGGACTCCCTACGATTTAATGATATTTCCCGCCCATAGTTCCCGTTTATCGGTGGGCAAAGAAATTTCGATTCCCGTATTGCTTCATGCTTGGATGGTCAAAGATAGCAAAGTCTTAACAACAATTAAAGAGACCTTATTAGAATAG
- a CDS encoding chromophore lyase CpcT/CpeT, whose amino-acid sequence MTHPTDLKTLARWMAADFSNQEQAFANPPFFAHIRVCMRPLPDELLGGTSLFLEQAYDFMLNTPYRLRVFKLSVVDDHIELENFKVKEEANFFGASREPQRLKNLSLELLEPMAGCDMNVTWTGNSFKGVVKPGKQCLVFRKDRMTYLDNSFEISERGLISVDRGLDPETDQLVWGSIAGPFEFVRRSSFAEEV is encoded by the coding sequence ATGACTCATCCCACGGATCTAAAAACCCTAGCACGCTGGATGGCGGCGGATTTTAGTAATCAAGAACAAGCTTTTGCTAATCCGCCTTTTTTCGCCCATATTCGCGTGTGTATGCGTCCTTTACCCGATGAATTACTGGGGGGAACCAGTTTATTTTTAGAGCAGGCCTACGATTTTATGCTCAATACTCCCTATCGTTTGCGAGTATTTAAATTGTCGGTAGTCGATGACCATATTGAACTAGAAAACTTTAAAGTTAAAGAGGAAGCTAACTTTTTTGGTGCTTCTAGAGAACCCCAGCGTCTCAAAAATCTCAGCTTAGAACTATTAGAACCGATGGCGGGTTGTGATATGAATGTCACTTGGACAGGTAACAGTTTTAAAGGGGTGGTGAAACCGGGTAAACAATGTTTAGTCTTTCGCAAAGATAGAATGACTTATTTAGATAATAGTTTTGAAATTAGTGAACGGGGATTAATTAGCGTTGATCGCGGTTTAGATCCCGAAACCGATCAATTAGTCTGGGGTTCGATCGCCGGTCCCTTTGAGTTTGTGCGTCGCAGTAGTTTTGCTGAGGAAGTGTGA
- the rpmA gene encoding 50S ribosomal protein L27, with protein sequence MAHKKGTGSTRNGRDSRSQRLGVKRYGGQVVKAGNILIRQRGTKVHPGKNVGRGGDDTLFALIDGVVKFEYKDKSRRQVSVYPAEVSAS encoded by the coding sequence ATGGCTCATAAGAAAGGTACGGGTAGTACCCGCAACGGACGCGATTCTCGTTCCCAACGCCTAGGCGTTAAGCGCTACGGTGGTCAAGTGGTAAAAGCGGGAAATATTCTCATCCGTCAACGGGGTACTAAAGTTCACCCGGGTAAAAATGTTGGTCGTGGTGGCGATGATACTTTATTCGCTTTAATTGATGGTGTGGTCAAATTTGAATACAAGGATAAAAGTCGCCGTCAAGTTAGCGTTTATCCCGCTGAAGTTAGCGCTAGTTAA